TTTCTGGGAAGATAAATTTCCATTTTGGATTTCTTATTAGGGTTTTGTTTATGCATGTCATGATAGTACGCTGGAATTTATGTTAAACTATCATAACTGTATGAGTTTTggattaatcaaataataaatgcTTCGTGTATGTTTGTTTTATGTTTCTGtgattatattacttttttattacttaataattgttatttaatagTATTGTTGTAACTGAAAATGTCATATTGCAGCAAAATCCTTCAAGTTACAAACATTTAGCTGCATGACAATTATTAGTAATGTCGtgtagttaataataatatactatttattaatttatctgACTGTTTGCAACTAATTATTTGTTTAGACTTGACATAATTTAATGTATAGGTTTATATTACCTGTTTAGACTTGACATAATCCAagtctaatatttattttttattttatctgtaCTGTTATATTAAAGAGGATATACatttgtataactttttttgtctttttacaGACTATATTACGTTTTACCAAATAAgaataactttattatttgataaaaatataaattgacaACTTTAATAAAAGTACAAATGGGTAATTTtgatcaaaatataaattaataagtcCACAATGTGTATATTCGAAGTATGTAATTAATCTCTTAATTCAAAGAGACCACCACAGacataataattttttggttGTAGTTTTGGTTAAGtctttttaatttggtcttattttaagatttttgttcaatttggttcaaaatttaaaaaatatcatttaattaagtcattttatttaattctattaaaATCGTTAACGTAATGGTGTATATGTGTCACTCTTCTACTAACGTGGTCGTTTGTTTAATGTGACAGAATTACACTGTATTTGATTGAAAGGGAGATCAGGTTAACGaattaaagaaaattgagattttggtcAAGGTTCGCTGCTCGGAAAATATTTAGGGAGGGATTAGCGTTAGGATTTTGTGGAAGAAAAATGGAAGaggttttttaaatattcaatattgtttggtttaaattaaaaaaagaaaatgaaaaaaaattagtaaaagcaAAATACCTTCTTAATCTTTTTTGTTGCTCGGGATGTCTTGGAGGGAGAGGAGATTCAAAAAATCTCATCTCAAATGTATTAACAAAAGTAATAGTCTTTAcattttgaaatgtaaaattagaagatacgaaagatataatttttaatctttttttcacTCTTGTGGGAACAAAATAAGGATTCTCCCAACAACAATACGAATGTCTTTTGATCCGATTTTGTCCGTAGCAGTAATATCTCTCCAAATTTTCTACTAGTAGTGAACCCTGGCTTTAATCCCAATTTCTTCTAATTCATTAATCTAATCTTCTTTCAATTAAACATGTCattctattataataaataaacagtCATGTCACTGTATGATACACCATATTAGGGGAAGAGTAACCCGTATACACGGTTTTGTTAATGATTTTAACGAAGTTAAGTAAAAGAATTtaattgaatgatatttttgaaatttagaaccagattgaacaaaaattttaaagtaagaccaaattgaaaaaatttaactaaaactaagaccaaataactatttaagcgtatttttttatatagtaatactttttattttatgtgttaatacttttcaaaataatataaaactaaaaatggtTATAAACttgattataataaaaagattatttagaAAGACTTctcataaaattagttttttttttcttaaaaaagagTGACTTTCCTAATtgtaaatttgtttgttttttttttaatttctaaaaaaaatattattattttgtttcctAATCACAACACTTTATTCTTACAAAAACAATTTGCTCTCATATAAACCTTTATCTACTTGTTTACACTCTTCTATTATACTAAGAGTAATAACATTAATGTGAGTATTCGTAGTTGACGATTTGCCTTACATAATGTTATTTAACATTAGTAGATCAACCAATCAACATATTTAGatacaatacaaccatacaCTCTTGATTTCCCAAAagttttaatatgaaataaacttttaaataaaattaacagaCTAAATCATtctttaaatacaaattaaagacGAAGCACAGTAGTGTGTAGACAGTTTCACCATCTAATAAGACAGAAAAACTTTCAGCACAGTAGCTCAGTCATAGAAGTGCTTATACAttaccaacaacaacaacccaAAACGTGATTCACCACTTACACTGGTACCCAGTTAATcagttttcaataaatatagacaaattccgtttcatctttaaattcttcgtattttttcatttttctaacaaCACAATGGCCACAATCAAATTTATGTTCTGCTTGATCAGCCTGAACATCTGATTTTCGTAGTGAAGCAATTTCCAATTCGCTTATGGTTTGTTAGAATCACGTTGCTTTTGAGCTAATTCTTTGTTTCTCGTCTGTTATGATGCACTCTACATGTTTGATAAAATGCCCTCCATATGGGGTGGTCTGGttgtttctattttcattttgtttgttatttgattacaaaattgccacaatATTTTCTTTCTGCATTCTAAATACAAGAACTAGTGAATTTACACCCACTGTGCCAGTTACCATCTTCGATTCTGTATTAACTATTATGTAGTAATGAAAGGTGCATTTTTGTTATCAGAGATGAGGTGATACTAATTGTTGTGTGTGGCTTCACATGGTATAAACTTTGAAGTGATCAATTGATTAGTAGCGTTAAGAGTTTAAGAATTGGATTCTTAAAGTTTGTGGTGAGTTATTGATGTTTGTTGACTTCTGATGACGTATGTGATAGGTAGTTGAGAAAATGGTGCTGTGTTTTCCCTCAACACCCAAGAAGCTTGGCATGACCATAACTTGCTTCCTCTCTGGTGCTGCAATTTTAGCTGCTGGGGTACACTTTTCTTATGTCAATGTTGCACCCCAACAAGCTCGAACCAAAGCTCGCAATGAATTTGTCATGGAGACGTTGAAAAAGAAGTATGGTTACACTTCCCCGTATGAGAAATTGGCTCGCAGTGATTCTCATGATAGGAGAACAGAGGTATCTACGAGAGACCATTATACCCAGGCTCGCAATGGTCAAAGAGACATTTAGTAACCTTGGATTTAAAAAATAGCAGAAGAGAGGTTCAGAAAGCTTTGGTTTTCATATTTGCtcctttggtctcctttatgTAATTCCTAAATCAGTGAAGAATAAATATTGTTGTTAATGCTATCAGCATTCATATCTTCAATATTTATAGCAGTACATGAGTTTCAATATGTTTATAGTTGCACTTTGGTATGAAGTTTCTAATTTCTGCTTCCAAgattgttagtttttctgtgaTCCTTGTCAAATTCTGAGCAGATATTCAAAGAGTATCAAGATAACGTAGATTGTCTTTTAAATTGATGAGTTTCTGTAATGTTTATAgccatttgttttgtttttcttcaaatcaTTTCGTGCAAACATAGCCTCAAATTGGCTTCTCCAATATATGAGATCCACTGCTTGTTATCTTATTGTCGTCTTCTCCATGAAGGATTTAACTGGTATCTTCTCTGTGAAGGCTTATCATATAAGGAAAACATAAAGTCTATATATGCTATTAAAGTACCATTGGGctagtaattaattttaaaacaggGGATACTCCTGTGTCTTAAAATAGTAAAAGCCAATTTTGAAGCTtctataagaagaaaatgaaaagaagcaGCAAAGTTAGAAATAATCTCGTAGCACAATTTAAAGTATTCATTACATATCCAATATatgatttatataattaaaattattgactaattacgaaacttaattaaaatatgattcatacattgaaaaatatgtatttatcgttattttaattatataaatatttattctatatCATCCGTATGTTAAATATTCCTTTtaaaaaaccaaaaccaaagtttacaacttttttatttaaaattggttACCCTCAAATCGATTTCTCACCTTACttcaaatttttcaatttttgcagGTGAGAAATCATTGATTTACTAAGTGATTTctggattgatttttttttctaaattgtttttgatttattttaaaatattttaaaactttaaaattgttttggttttaattaaaattttaaattatagatattcaatattttttaactaatttaaatatttaatttattttcaataaataaaaaaatattttaatattttaattaatttaattatttgatttttatttataaaagtataaaaaagcaataattgaatattttaatgaataaaataagaGATGAATTATTTgggtaaataaaagtaattaacaATGTCTTACACAAAACTCAAAATTCACATATTTGACAAACATCCTAATAAGATATTGAGAAGACATGTGTAACTTTACTCCTTTCTAGGCAAAGCATATTGTCCAATGTATGTACACATACCACAGAAAAGTTGAGGTGGTGGAACTGAGAATCATCAACCAGTACTCTACTTTTCCATGATTTTAAAAAGCTtacacaaacaaatatattaatactgCACAGTGAATGATATATACATTAAGAAAGGTAAAAACAAGAATTCATTGTGTGAAATGACAGAACCTCTACTTGAAGTGTTCCATGTGCCCTTTCATTCTAAATGTAAAGAATAGGATTTGCACACTGTTGCAGTTTAAGCTGATTAGAAAGTGATTCTAACTTTGCGTTGTCTTCAGGGAAAGCATCTCCAACTCATATATCTGAAAGTGCAGAAGGAACCTGCTTCTGCATGTTTCCATTACCCTTCTGCTGCAACTAGTAAACCCTTGAACCAGATTTCAGCTTGCCAAACCACTACAAAGTTTTGCAGTTAAAAAGGCATTGAAGTCCACTCATGTCTTTCGATGATGTTAAGGCTGCTGCTAGTGAGTTCGGTATGTGATTTGctatatataaacatttatgTTTCATACTTTTCATGTATCTAGATTTAGATACCAGTAAAAATTTTCTTAAGTATGTGTTCCTACAGTTTCACAATCAATGTGTTGATAAATTAAACTTTAGCAtgattaaagataaataatattttccttGTATGAAATGATTAGAGTTCATTTAAAATCcgaataaataaaaaagcacCGAGTCTCGATGATGCAAATACAAGGCTCTACCAATATATACTCAGACTAATGTTAGGGATAGAAAAAACCAAAATTTATGACTAAAATCTACTttgaacataaaagaaaaataccattttagatCAAACAAATGTCAAGAACTGAAGTTTAGAGAGAAAAATGTAatcctctcttttcttttttcaatttgatgtCTAATCTCCCTTTGTTGAAATGCTCAACTCTTCTACTTGCAAGCTTGCTTCAAATCATGATATACCCAGATGTTCTTCAAAAGCATACTTGATTCAGACGATAAGATTCATCATAGTTTATATATTCACAGCAAGAACAGACATAAAAACATGCTCATGAAGTGCTGTTTGATTGGttaaaatctattaaaaactacaaaaattatGAGCATAGTTGAATAAGTAAGGAGTGAGAGCTACACAACTTTGTGATTTCCAACAAATTTCAATCAATAGGAAAGACTGTATTACAGAATGTACTACACTGTCAGcttttttggtgttttgatgCCTTCAAAGGAACTTATGTTGTTGCATTTATCATCCAAAGGTAGGGGATTTAATCACAGTTACTACCACGCGTTGCACATAGCAATACTAAAAGGAGATTGGCAATCTACAAAGGCTTTTCTTGACAATGATCCAAGTGCATGGAGTGCAAAGATCACAATACTTGGTAGGACTGTACTGCATGTTGCAGCAGTAGGAGGACAGTGGCAAATTGTTGAGAAGTTGGTGCAACATGTTCCTGCAAAAGTGCTTGAAGAGTTGGACTTGATGGGTTGTACTTGTTTGCACTATGTTGCAATGGGGGAAAGCAGAAGTGCTGCCAAGgcattggtcactaaaaatccTTCTCTCACACAATTCACTGACTTTAAAGGATTCACACCACTTATCTACAGTATTACCTCTGCTAAATGCAAAGAAATGGTATGGTACTTTGTTTTGAATACAACAGATGAGAGACCTGGTTGTCCTTTCTCTGGTCCTTCTGCTGCTCAACTTGTTGCTTTGCTTACTGCTGCAGGATTTCATggtaaacaatttttttttttggcataaTAGGTACCTAAAAGTGTCACATACATATCAAAAAGTAAAAGCAGGATACTTATCTGGTTTCATTGTGTTTATATGCACAATGCAAATCTAGCTGGTTTACCTTACAAAATGATAGTGCATAGAAATTAAACTCTTGAGTAACTATGTCCTCATGAAAATGTCAGATTTCATTTTGTTCCTTTTTCTTTATTggtaaaaacaaattaaattaacgaGATAATTGGGTTATCTCAACCCAtatacacaaaataaataaaagaaaacaaaaaatattagcaCTTTATGATCTTCTCTCCCATACTAAGCCTATTGTGCATAAACCTAAGCCTTGTGCATAAACGTTACACTCCCATGAAtcacaaaagttaaaaacattATGTGTCATACAGAGCAATTCCACATCCTACcaccaaaaacatgaaaaaacatattgaacatccaaaatttcaaatcacTTTTGATCCAATACTGACAGTGATTTCTTTCATATATCAACCAGTAGATACTTCATATACCTGTTTTCTGGATCTGCTACCTAAAATAATGTTCCAGCATCCTGGAAGCTACAACATACATATTACACAACCTACAACCAAACTGCAAACAAATCCATAATACCTCTATTTGAATTGAACCTACATACATGCACAAGTATGTGAGCCCAACTGacttgatttttaaaattgtgaagAAAATTAatctctatttttaaaatttttgtgaagaaaattgtaaaaacaacaTTAAAAGGAAGTTGATAGAATGGTAAAAAACAACAGACTGCTGTTTTCACCATTCCTTATGCAAAACTTTGGAATTAGGAATgtgtcattttttataattatctgtgaaaacaaaacattttcttaGACTCAACAGATCCTTAAGTTTTCTTGGAATTTTCAATGTATGTAGAATTTGCTTGAACTAACGAAGTATAGTGTCATTCTTCTACTCTTGAATTTGCCTAATAATAGTCTCAGGCTTTCAACACTATACTTTTATGTATCTAGTGCACCATAAAAAGCCAGAGTAATGTACTACAAGATTACCAAACTATTCAAACATTCATACACACTCTGCTTCATGCTTTAGAATAATCATCAATTATGCTACTTTAATAACCAAGCATATAAAACATATTATCCATATGTTTGcaaatgtttatatttataactattattttgGGTCTCCCATGTACAGATGTCACTATATATCTTCTCCAGCGCTACCCAGATTTGGCTACTCTCTCAGATTCAAAGGGAAGCATTATACTTAATGTTTTGTCAAAATTGCCCTCGGACTTCCAAAGTGGAAATAAACTTGGGTTTTGGAAAAGATGCATTTACCACTGTAACTACCCTATTTAGAtattattctcttttctttccaAGCTTCATTGCAATACACCTTAAACTTTCCTCTTCAACTATATTAGGTATGCCAGATGAACTTGATTTTTTACCACCAAGTCATCTGAGAGGAAACTTGAAAGATTCATTTGGGAATTCAAGCCATCATCAATCTTATTTTGGAAGTACAATATGGGATGGAATTCAGAGTATTGGTATGTTGTACTTGTTCAGCAGAGCACTTTTGCATATATCCTTAAACTCttgttttctcattttaatttttgtacttcaattaaaacaaattacaaaACTTCATGTGCAGTTCCTGGCATAAAGCTAGTCAGAGAGGCAAAGTTGAGACATGCATGTGCTGCGAGATTGGTGGAACTTGTTTGCACACAGGTTTCAAATTTGAATGACACCGAATTCTGGCAGTCTTTTGTGAGTGCAGACATTGTTTTCAATGCCTCATCATCTGGCATAGTTGAAATTTTAAGGATCTGTTTCCAGTTTTTTCCTGATTTGGTTTGGACTCACTTGCCAAATGAAGGATATGTAGCTCAAACTGCAATCAAGTATCGGCAAGAGAAGGTTTTTAGTCTTCTATGCAATATGCCTATAGTTTGCAAGTTTTTAATCCTGGCATTAGATGAATCACAAAACACCACATCACATCTAGCAGCAAGGTTTGCTTCTCCTCAACAGGCATCAATTTCTGGTGCAGCCTTTCAAATGCAGAAGGAGTTGCAGTggtttaaggtttttttttttaatctcataaCTCCcttattataactttttgaaGATCAATTATACCAGAATATTGATAACACTTTATAATCTCCAACAGAATGTGGAGAAATGGGATCACCCTCTTCATAAAGAAGTTAAAAACAAAGATGGTAAAACTCCTTGGCAATTGTTCAGGGAAGAGCATAAGCCCTTGCTTGAAGAAGCAAAGGTTTGGATGAAGGATACATCAAACTCTTGTATGTTGGTGGCAACTCTTATTGCCACAATTGTCTTTGCTGCTTCTATAACTGTACCTGGAGGAAACAACCAAGACAAAGGGTTTCCATTATTCTTGTCAGATAACACATTCATGGTGTTCGTTGTGTCAGATACACTAGCTTTGTTTTCCTCCATGGTTTCCCTTTTGATGTTTTTATCAATTCTAACTGCACATTATGCAGAAGAAGATTTTCTCAAGAGATTACCTGAGAGAATAATATTGGGTCTGGCTTCTTTGTTCTTTTCCATAGTAACAACAATGATAGCATTTGGTGCAGCCCTTGATTTGTTGCTAAGGGAGAGAGTGAAATGGGTGTCAATCCCAATTGCTCTTCTGGCATGTGTCCCAGTTGCTCTATTTGCAGGGCTTCAACTTCCCTTGTTCATACAAATGATCATATCAACTTATGGTTCTTCTATATATCATCGTCAAAGTCTTTGGTAAGGCTTTTGTGTTGTTCCAGCATATGAAAATAGGACAaagaatggaaacataaaaccaTATAGTAGTGTCAGCAGGTGATGGCTTTAGCTTTggaatttgtttttgttgagtATAGTCTGAAGTTGGTTTTGCAACAGTGAACTATGATGAAAATAGAATTTGACCAAACTGCTTTCGGAAATACTACCCAGTGTTCTAAAAACTTGCCACTAATAATCTACCAAAAATCAATAAAGTGTACAATTAGTCCTTTTCTAGAGATGAACGTAGCGATTTCTTATTACTGGTTGCTGTACTACTTTgaaataattttccaaaaactaataaattttag
This portion of the Vigna unguiculata cultivar IT97K-499-35 chromosome 6, ASM411807v1, whole genome shotgun sequence genome encodes:
- the LOC114186741 gene encoding uncharacterized protein LOC114186741, with protein sequence MSFDDVKAAASEFGRGFNHSYYHALHIAILKGDWQSTKAFLDNDPSAWSAKITILGRTVLHVAAVGGQWQIVEKLVQHVPAKVLEELDLMGCTCLHYVAMGESRSAAKALVTKNPSLTQFTDFKGFTPLIYSITSAKCKEMVWYFVLNTTDERPGCPFSGPSAAQLVALLTAAGFHDVTIYLLQRYPDLATLSDSKGSIILNVLSKLPSDFQSGNKLGFWKRCIYHCMPDELDFLPPSHLRGNLKDSFGNSSHHQSYFGSTIWDGIQSIVPGIKLVREAKLRHACAARLVELVCTQVSNLNDTEFWQSFVSADIVFNASSSGIVEILRICFQFFPDLVWTHLPNEGYVAQTAIKYRQEKVFSLLCNMPIVCKFLILALDESQNTTSHLAARFASPQQASISGAAFQMQKELQWFKNVEKWDHPLHKEVKNKDGKTPWQLFREEHKPLLEEAKVWMKDTSNSCMLVATLIATIVFAASITVPGGNNQDKGFPLFLSDNTFMVFVVSDTLALFSSMVSLLMFLSILTAHYAEEDFLKRLPERIILGLASLFFSIVTTMIAFGAALDLLLRERVKWVSIPIALLACVPVALFAGLQLPLFIQMIISTYGSSIYHRQSLW